The proteins below come from a single Cricetulus griseus strain 17A/GY chromosome 6, alternate assembly CriGri-PICRH-1.0, whole genome shotgun sequence genomic window:
- the Disp2 gene encoding protein dispatched homolog 2, whose translation MAPEASPERSCSLHTCPLEDPTGASVPAPTVSTLQNVDPTSPLTAGHFVFPRAPQEYQEGSSLLGFGDQASLCAHVSNLSTSIDPSQHDGVWKPPSVQRHVVSVRQERTFRMPKSYSQLIAEWPMAMLLLCLAFIFLCTLAGLLGSPPLDFSEPLLGFEPRDTEISRKLEVWKAMQALTGPKNLFSLSPDPEMNSSSLLSTLSPASWGRAEESVVRTKRMVEPVEDKEEENFFCGPPEKSHAKLVFVSTSGGSLWNLQAIHSMCRIEQEQIRSHISFGALCQRSAANECCPSWSLGNYLAVLSNRSSCQDTTQADADRTLALLRFCATYYHRGVLVPACVGPGKNKPPYCAQVPTKCTWSSAIYQLLHFLLDRDFLSPQTADYQVPSLKFGLLFLPITKTSSLLDIYLDGLVDPIKVSDNYTSISGMDLGLKPRLLKYYLAEDTMYPLLALVVIFFGMSFYLRSLFITFMSLLGVLGSLMVAFFLYHVVFRMAYFPFVNLASLLLLTGVCVNYTLIFFDLWRLSRGQVPSGGLAHRVGRTMHHFGYLLLVSGLTTSAGFYGSYLSRLPTVRCFALFMGTAVLVHMGLTLVWLPATIVLHERYLARGCVSQAQGQRGGADPLRLLLALHRRIRVLRRIFSILSRLLFQRLLPCGVIKFRYIWICWFAALAAGGAYIGGVSPRLRLPILLPLGGQVFRASHPFERFDAEYRQQFLFEDLPPNEGGNLPVVMVWGVLPVDTSDPLDPRTNSSVVTDPDFAPSSPEAQEWLLALCHGARNQSFFGDQPEGWPTLCLVETLQEWMESPSCGRLGSDLCCGQSEFPWAPQLYLHCLKMMALEQSPDGTRDLGLRFDAHGNLAALVLKFQTNLPYSTEYGPVHHFYTEVSRWLSTELGKAPPGLNQGWFTSTLELYSLQHSLSTEPAVVLGLALALAFATLLLGSWNVPLSLFSVAAVAGTVLLTVGLLVLLEWQLNTAESLFLSASVGLSVDLTVNYCISYHLSPHPDRLSRVAYSLRQTSRATAMATGALFASGVLMLPSTILLYRKLGIIVMMVKFVGCGFASFFFQSLCCFFGPEKNCGQILWPCAHLPWDAGTEDPDEEKGRMGPHGFSEHYELQPLARRRSPSFDTSTATSKLSHRPSILSEDLQLHDGSCCHAHAHAPILVPAPVSPRDLLLDHQTVFSQCPALQTSSPYKQAGPNPQPWIRQDSQGQKAEPLQALPEAPAHCPKSKVEELPDGLCSSASTLEGLSVSDDTCASEPSIRVPDSVGTSPEAVNGTGHPILERGQLNGKRDTLWLALKETIYDPNLPNSHHTSLSWKGRGGPGDISPVMLPNSQPDLPDVWLRRPSTYTSGYSS comes from the exons ATGGCCCCCGAGGCAAGCCCGGAGAGGAGCTGCTCTCTGCACACCTGTCCTCTTGAAGACCCGACAGGAGCTTCAGTACCAGCGCCAACGGTTTCTACCCTCCAGAATGTAGACCCGACCAGTCCGTTAACAGCGGGCCATTTTGTCTTTCCTCGAGCGCCTCAAGAATATCAAGAAGGCAGTTCGTTACTAGGATTTGGAGATCAAGCATCTCTATGTGCCCATGTCTCCAACCTCAGCACCTCCATAGACCCCTCACAGCATGATGGGGTCTGGAAGCCACCTTCTGTGCAGCGCCATGTGGTCAGTGTCAG GCAGGAACGCACTTTCCGGATGCCAAAGAG CTATTCCCAGCTGATTGCTGAGTGGCCAATGGCTATGCTGCTGCTGTGTCTGGCCTTCATCTTCCTCTGTACCCTAGCTGGGTTGTTGGGAAGCCCTCCACTTGACTTTTCTGAGCCTTTACTG GGTTTTGAGCCTCGAGACACAGAGATCTCCAGAAAACTAGAGGTCTGGAAAGCTATGCAGGCCCTCACTGGCCCCaagaatctgttttctctttccccagACCCTGAGATGAACAG CTCAAGCCTCCTCAGCACACTGAGCCCTGCATCCTGGGGCAGGGCTGAGGAGAGTGTGGTCCGGACCAAGAGGATGGTAGAGCCCGtggaagacaaagaagaagagaACTTCTTCTGTGGTCCTCCCG AGAAGAGCCATGCAAAGTTGGTGTTTGTGTCCACCTCTGGGGGAAGCCTGTGGAACCTGCAAGCCATCCATTCCATGTGCCGCATAGAACAGGAGCAG ATCCGCTCTCACATCAGCTTTGGGGCTCTGTGCCAGCGATCAGCAGCCAATGAGTGCTGCCCCAGCTGGTCCCTGGGCAACTATCTGGCTGTGCTGTCCAACCGCTCCTCCTGCCAGGACACTACCCAGGCTGATGCAGACCGCACACTGGCCCTGCTTCGGTTCTGTGCCACCTACTACCATCGGGGTGTCCTGGTGCCAGCTTGTGTGGGACCTGGGAAGAATAAGCCCCCATATTGTGCTCAAGTCCCCACCAAGTGTACCTGGAGCAGTGCTATCTATCAACTCCTGCACTTTCTGCTAGACAGAGACTTTCTGAGTCCCCAGACGGCAGATTACCAGGTGCCCTCCCTCAAGTTCGGCCTGCTCTTCCTGCCCATTACAAAGACTTCCTCCCTGCTAGATATCTATCTGGATGGCCTTGTTGACCCCATTAAGGTCTCTGATAACTACACATCCATCAGTGGCATGGACTTGGGCCTCAAGCCTAGACTGCTGAAGTACTACCTGGCCGAAGATACCATGTACCCCTTGCTAGCCCTGGTTGTCATCTTCTTTGGCATGTCCTTCTATCTGCGTTCACTCTTCATCACATTCATGTCACTGCTGGGGGTGTTGGGCTCCCTAATGGTGGCCTTCTTTCTTTACCATGTTGTATTCCGCATGGCCTACTTCCCCTTCGTCAATCTAGCATCCCTCCTTCTGCTTACTGGCGTCTGTGTCAATTACACTCTGATCTTCTTCGACCTGTGGCGCCTCAGCAGGGGCCAGGTGCCCTCTGGGGGTCTAGCGCATCGTGTGGGCCGCACCATGCACCACTTTGGCTACCTGCTTCTGGTCTCAGGCCTCACCACCAGCGCGGGCTTCTACGGCAGCTACCTGAGCCGCCTGCCCACAGTGCGTTGCTTTGCTCTTTTCATGGGCACCGCTGTGCTAGTGCACATGGGGCTCACACTAGTCTGGCTTCCTGCCACCATAGTGCTCCATGAGCGCTACCTGGCACGAGGCTGTGTGTCCCAAGCGCAGGGTCAGAGGGGCGGCGCCGACCCCTTGCGGCTCTTGCTGGCGTTGCACAGACGGATCCGCGTTCTTCGCAGGATTTTTTCCATCCTTTCGCGCCTGCTCTTCCAGCGCCTGCTGCCCTGTGGCGTCATTAAGTTTCGGTACATCTGGATCTGCTGGTTCGCGGCTTTGGCGGCAGGGGGCGCCTACATCGGCGGCGTAAGCCCTCGCCTGCGACTGCCCATTCTACTACCCCTTGGCGGCCAGGTCTTCAGGGCTAGCCACCCCTTTGAGCGCTTTGATGCTGAATACCGTCAGCAGTTCCTATTCGAGGACCTGCCTCCAAACGAGGGCGGCAACTTGCCAGTGGTAATGGTGTGGGGAGTCCTGCCAGTGGACACTAGTGATCCCCTGGACCCTCGCACCAACAGCTCAGTAGTAACCGATCCTGACTTTGCGCCCAGCAGCCCCGAGGCCCAGGAGTGGCTCCTGGCTCTCTGCCATGGAGCCCGGAATCAGAGCTTCTTTGGAGACCAGCCAGAGGGTTGGCCTACACTGTGTTTAGTGGAAACCCTCCAGGAGTGGATGGAAAGCCCCAGCTGTGGCCGCCTGGGTTCCGATCTATGCTGTGGCCAGTCAGAATTCCCCTGGGCCCCCCAGCTTTACCTGCACTGCCTCAAGATGATGGCTCTGGAGCAAAGTCCTGATGGCACCCGTGACCTGGGACTCCGCTTCGATGCTCATGGCAACCTGGCAGCTCTAGTTCTAAAGTTCCAGACCAACTTACCATACAGTACAGAGTACGGCCCGGTCCACCACTTCTACACTGAGGTCAGCCGCTGGTTGTCAACAGAGCTGGGCAAGGCACCTCCAGGCCTCAACCAGGGTTGGTTCACCAGCACCTTGGAGCTGTACAGCTTGCAGCATAGCCTAAGCACAGAGCCTGCTGTGGTGCTCGGTCTGGCTCTGGCACTGGCCTTTGCCACACTGCTGCTGGGCTCCTGGAACGTTCCCCTCAGCCTGTTCTCTGTGGCAGCTGTGGCTGGCACTGTGCTGCTCACTGTGGGCTTGCTAGTTCTACTCGAGTGGCAACTCAACACTGCCGAGtccctttttctctctgcctctgtgggcCTCTCTGTAGACTTAACTGTCAACTACTGCATCTCCTATCACTTGAGCCCACACCCTGACCGCCTGAGCCGTGTGGCCTACTCCTTGCGTCAGACCAGCCGTGCCACCGCAATGGCGACTGGAGCGCTGTTTGCCTCTGGCGTGCTCATGCTGCCTTCCACCATACTGCTTTATCGAAAGCTGGGCATCATCGTCATGATGGTCAAGTTTGTTGGCTGTGGCTTTGCCAGCTTCTTCTTCCAGTCCCTGTGCTGTTTCTTTGGGCCAGAGAAAAACTGTGGGCAGATCCTGTGGCCCTGTGCCCACCTGCCGTGGGATGCCGGGACTGAGGATCCTGATGAAGAGAAAGGACGAATGGGGCCACACGGGTTCTCCGAGCACTATGAGTTGCAGCCCCTGGCACGGCGCCGGAGCCCCAGCTTTGATACCAGCACAGCCACCAGCAAGCTGTCCCACCGGCCTTCCATACTCTCTGAAGATCTGCAGCTGCATGACGGTAGCTGCTGCCACGCCCACGCCCACGCCCCCATCCTCGTCCCCGCCCCCGTCTCCCCGAGAGATCTGCTTCTGGACCACCAGACAGTCTTCAGCCAGTGCCCAGCCCTGCAGACTTCCTCTCCCTATAAGCAGGCCGGCCCCAACCCCCAACCCTGGATCAGGCAGGACTCCCAGGGACAGAAAGCGGAGCCCTTGCAGGCCCTGCCAGAAGCCCCTGCCCACTGCCCCAAGTCCAAAGTCGAAGAGCTCCCGGATGGCCTCTGCTCTTcagccagcactctggagggacTCAGCGTTTCTGATGACACCTGTGCCTCTGAGCCCAGTATCCGTGTGCCAGATTCTGTGGGCACCTCACCAGAAGCTGTGAATGGCACTGGGCACCCCATACTTGAACGAGGCCAGCTGAATGGGAAGCGTGACACTCTATGGCTGGCTCTGAAGGAGACCATCTACGATCCAAACCTGCCCAACTCTCATCACACCAGCTTATCCTGGAAGGGCCGTGGGGGGCCAGGTGATATCAGTCCTGTGATGCTTCCCAACAGTCAGCCAGATCTTCCTGATGTTTGGCTCCGTAGGCCCAGCACCTACACCTCTGGCTACAGCAGCTGA